The following proteins are co-located in the Phragmites australis chromosome 10, lpPhrAust1.1, whole genome shotgun sequence genome:
- the LOC133930164 gene encoding vegetative cell wall protein gp1-like — protein sequence MPAFAVPLRRHDLLLRAPPMPVSPSPFPALLCSAPPPSSAAVRATLLVAPRRAASDPRRRAAQPDRPVHRVAGHPSPLCAPSSCKHSRRSAHVASSRPGHCRTRAAALYAALLRFPRVPPSPPVPPTLPRPATIRPASSSLNPPASSLSAGLTSPAPPPSPTPPTPPARAAQLRRVPSPVSSTAASVSSPADFYSLPGRSPSPFSPADRPPRSPPSTSLC from the exons ATGCCGGCCTTCGCTGTTCCTCTCCGCCGCCATGACCTCCTCCTGCGTGCGCCGCCCATGCCGGTGAGCCCCTCTCCTTTCCCTGCCCTCCTCTGTTCGGCACCGCCGCCCAGCTCAGCCGCCGTGCGCGCCACACTCCTGGTCGCGCCGCGTCGTGCCGCCTCCGacccgcgccgccgcgccgcgcagCCTGACCGCCCAGTCCACCGCGTAGCCGGCCACCCCTCCCCGTTGTGCGCGCCATCGTCGTGCAAGCATAGCCGCCGCTCGGCCCACGTCGCGTCAAGCCGTCCTGGCCACTGCCGCACGCGGGCCGCCGCCCTCTATGCCGCGCTCTTGCGTTTCCCGCGTGTGCCGCCATCTCCTCCGGTGCCGCCTACATTGCCTCGGCCGGCCACCATCCGTCCGGCAAGCTCCAGCCTCAACCCCCCGGCGTCCTCTCTCTCCGCCGGCCTCACATCtccggctcctcctccctctccgacGCCACCAACTCCACCGGCGCGTGCCGCACAGCTCCGCCGTGTGCCGTCGCCGGTGAGttccaccgccgcctccgtctcctCTCCAGCCGACTTCTACTCTCTCCCCGGCCGCTCCCCTTCTCCCTTCTCCCCGGCTGACCGCCCTCCGCGCTCGCCTCCCTCCACCTCTCTCT GTTAA
- the LOC133931259 gene encoding glycine-rich cell wall structural protein-like translates to MAFRSSLLLGVVLTSLLLISNDVSAAAARDQLTEPNESDGKKNVKPAGGAELSDEKWGHGHGYYGGGGYGGGYGGGGYWGGYGGGYGGYVPGHGWYGGGYGHYPGHGGGYVNGNGYGGGGGYRGYGGGGYYEGWH, encoded by the exons ATGGCTTTTAGGTCGTCACTTTTGCTTGGTGTCGTCCTGACCTCTCTCCTGCTCATCTCCAACGAtgtctctgctgctgctgctagagaTCAGCTCACTGAACCAAATG AATCCGACGGGAAGAAGAATGTGAAACCTGCCGGTGGGGCTGAACTCAGTGACGAGAAGTGGGGACATGGGCATGGATACTACGGTGGTGGTGGATATGGAGGGGGATATGGTGGTGGCGGGTATTGGGGTGGATACGGTGGTGGCTATGGTGGCTACGTACCAGGACATGGCTGGTATGGTGGCGGATATGGTCATTACCCTGGCCATGGTGGTGGATACGTTAACGGAAACGGAtatggtggcggtggtggataCAGAGGATACGGCGGTGGTGGATACTATGAAGGATGGCACTAA
- the LOC133930375 gene encoding BTB/POZ domain-containing protein At2g04740, whose product MDSDPDVELRGLDIDVDLDPEDLQPSVPLKKVPGGDLFEAARAGDCDRLAILLEAGANVNARDRWDSVALYYACLAGHAEAARMLLEAGAVCAERTFDGDRCHYAALNLRLRWLLKSFEARPPPLAPLPAALRATFLACTANRAAFLEMLQGSAGAEAADLAAAAGFGPKDDPSSACLFPPDITFYVDGKPIEAHRVILCARSLFFQIKFKTDWKDRKEVRFSNQKLSFGALYSLIHFFYSDRLEVAVDDMENLARMCKSCNCEELQKILEKEVVHQKYAEYKSARELDLDNSQKRFIVQAQSLPEGDRLPSALQRILQDCLANSREEDYYNEESIEKCRNLKNDDLADLYIKVGDKLFHCHQVILASRSEYFRARLSRAIDFLEGNCGFQAAQNLPLLEEHDLSAEAFENMLEYMYTDKLEHLDPDQAEELFDVASRYLLFPLKRVVADMLLPHLECASPEELCHWLMLSDIYGVVKIREYCLDIIACNFEMFADTREFRALLLTLPPPSGDDSLRTSRPSAPGTAGNTDQGNILDDLREKWLIAEGSELDERDESAALFDKRLEALMLVAEKEADEDDT is encoded by the exons ATGGACTCAGACCCGGACGTTGAGCTCCGTGGCCTCGACATCGACGTTGACCTCGACCCGGAGGACCTCCAGCCGTCGGTGCCCCTCAAGAAAGTCCCCGGCGGCGACCTCTTCGAGGCGGCGCGCGCCGGGGACTGCGACCGCCTTGCGATCCTCCTCGAGGCCGGCGCCAATGTCAACGCGCGAGACCGCTGGGACTCCGTCGCGCTCTACTACGCCTGCCTCGCGGGCCACGCCGAGGCCGCGCGGATGCTGCTGGAGGCTGGCGCTGTCTGCGCCGAGCGCACCTTTGACGGCGACCGGTGCCACTACGCCGCCCTCAATCTGCGCCTCCGCTGGCTCCTCAAGAGCTTCGAGGcaaggccgccgccgctcgcgcCGCTCCCCGCCGCGCTCCGGGCCACCTTCCTCGCGTGCACCGCCAACCGCGCCGCCTTCCTCGAGATGCTCCAGGGGAGCGCCGGCGCCGAAGCCGCTGAcctcgccgcggccgccg GATTTGGGCCAAAGGATGATCCATCAAGTGCTTGTCTGTTTCCTCCTGACATTACATTCTACGTGGATGGAAAACCTATTGAAGCTCATCGGGTCATTCTTTGTGCTCGATCTCTTTTctttcaaataaaattcaagaCAGACTGGAAAGACAGGAAGGAAGTGAGATTTTCTAACCAAAAGTTGTCTTTTGGCGCTTTGTACAGCCTCATCCATTTCTTCTATTCTGATAGACTCGAGGTAGCTGTGGATGACATGGAAAATCTGGCGCGGATGTGCAAAAGTTGCAACTGTGAGGAGTTGCAAAAGATACTGGAAAAAGAAGTTGTGCATCAGAAGTATGCGGAGTACAAGTCAGCGAGAGAACTGGATTTGGACAATTCACAGAAACGATTCATTGTACAAGCGCAGTCCTTGCCGGAGGGAGATCGCCTTCCATCAGCGCTGCAGCGTATTCTACAAGACTGTCTAGCTAACTCAAGAGAAGAAGACTATTATAATGAGGAATCAATTGAGAAGTGTAGAAACTTGAAGAATGATGATCTTGCCGATCTTTATATAAAAGTAGGTGATAAGCTTTTCCATTGTCATCAGGTCATTTTAGCCTCGAGATCGGAGTACTTTAGAGCCAGGCTATCTCGAGCTATTGATTTCCTTGAAGGTAACTGTGGATTTCAAGCAGCTCAGAATCTTCCACTTCTTGAGGAGCATGACTTGAGTGCGGAAGCATTTGAAAATATGCTTGAATACAT GTATACCGATAAGCTAGAGCATTTGGATCCTGATCAG GCTGAAGAATTATTTGATGTTGCATCTAGATACTTGCTGTTTCCCCTTAAGCGAGTTGTAGCTGATATGCTGTTGCCACATCTCGAATGTGCTTCTCCTGAAGAATTGTGCCACTGGTTAATGTTGTCAGATAT ATATGGTGTTGTGAAAATAAGGGAGTATTGCTTGGATATCATCGCTTGCAACTTCGAGATGTTCGCAGACACACGGGAGTTCAGAGCCTTGCTTTTGACACTTCCACCACCATCCGGAGACGACTCATTGCGTACTAGTCGTCCCAGTGCACCTGGGACTGCAGGCAACACTGACCAAGGCAACATTCTTGATGATTTGCGCGAGAAGTGGTTGATAGCAGAGGGTTCTGAGCTAGACGAGAGGGATGAGAGTGCAGCTCTGTTCGACAAGCGGTTGGAGGCGCTTATGCTTGTTGCGGAGAAAGAAGCCGATGAAGACGACACTTGA